One region of Brachyhypopomus gauderio isolate BG-103 chromosome 9, BGAUD_0.2, whole genome shotgun sequence genomic DNA includes:
- the LOC143523246 gene encoding uncharacterized protein LOC143523246, whose amino-acid sequence MATEETDGGEFQEKAGLKRKLTGPPRLLLGKPLSPVRDEIKSEAHVLRKQQRQKCSEPVKDTTVEHQDEAGCEPPCVSCLSPQTAVAGKEGATSCNLQEKPLEVMLNLEESRANRPHVKNKLKRTGAKSTFKRIFSPAIACVMRRNNSEEHPEDNTTHRAWVSLRDVPGDGNTTQESLTIPGVALSEIKKGNKEVFKKAGAGKKRRNFHVRIWPFFKRLSVTSARNLSQEEGCLRPCSDTFIETASGKSVEVERSFSADKPDRCASESSGAADEHLDGSSEIHEDTSRIPEEPCPGKDPDHKEESPEVLKLSVEVSADPNTAFLHEEAERLCCNKQDVCKHHQLPYTVDEMDTKVQMTEILEPIGLVQSDSPPPSVDDCSSDTEVAEMSSNVPVTHMTAVNETYKIVPIENEVKSKPVITIENVPSSDEENQEPLENNLPQCGRLSTVVSVNVSCYPLKINSMPKDTSQILDQSEHKSLLSEILLVQTGLSLVRDAISGAVEQLSAEVQNNQTDQRNT is encoded by the coding sequence ATGGCAACAGAGGAGACAGATGGTGGAGAATTTCAGGAGAAAGCTGGTCTAAAACGGAAATTAACAGGCCCACCAAGACTTCTTTTGGGAAAACCTCTGTCTCCAGTTCGTGATGAGATAAAGTCAGAAGCTCATGTTTTGAGGAAGCAACAGCGACAGAAATGTAGTGAACCGGTCAAGGACACAACAGTAGAGCACCAAGACGAAGCAGGTTGTGAACCACCGTGTGTGTCCTGTTTGAGCCCTCAGACTGCCGTCGCTGGAAAGGAAGGGGCAACTTCATGCAATCTCCAAGAAAAACCTTTGGAAGTTATGTTGAATTTGGAAGAGAGCAGAGCAAACAGACCGCATGTCAAGAACAAGCTAAAGAGGACCGGGGCTAAATCCACCTTTAAAAGGATCTTCTCCCCTGCCATTGCGTGTGTCATGAGGAGAAACAACTCTGAGGAGCACCCTGAAGATAACACGACGCACAGAGCATGGGTTAGCCTTCGAGATGTTCCAGGGGACGGCAACACCACACAAGAATCTCTGACCATTCCTGGCGTTGCCTTGAGCGAAATCAAAAAGGGTAATAAAGAAGTATTCAAGAAGGCTGGTGCTGGAAAAAAGCGAAGAAACTTCCATGTAAGAATATGGCCTTTCTTCAAGAGGCTGTCGGTAACATCGGCAAGAAATCTGAGCCAGGAGGAGGGATGTTTGCGACCGTGTAGCGATACCTTTATCGAAACAGCCTCTGGAAAAAGCGTGGAAGTTGAGAGAAGCTTCTCTGCTGATAAACCGGATCGCTGTGCTTCTGAGTCATCTGGGGCAGCAGATGAGCATCTGGACGGATCAAGTGAGATTCATGAAGACACTTCCAGAATCCCTGAAGAACCCTGTCCGGGCAAAGATCCAGACCACAAGGAAGAGAGTCCAGAGGTTCTGAAACTGAGCGTGGAGGTGAGTGCGGATCCAAACACAGCGTTCCTTCATGAAGAAGCTGAACGGCTATGCTGTAACAAACAGGATGTGTGCAAACACCACCAACTCCCATATACAGTGGATGAAATGGACACAAAGGTACAGATGACTGAAATATTGGAACCTATAGGTCTAGTACAGTCTGACTCTCCACCACCATCTGTTGATGACTGCAGTTCAGACACTGAAGTGGCTGAGATGTCCTCAAATGTTCCCGTTACACATATGACAGCCGTTAATGAAACATATAAGATCGTACCTATTGAAAATGAAGTTAAAAGCAAACCAGTGATTACAATAGAAAATGTGCCTTCATCAGATGAAGAAAACCAAGAACCCTTAGAGAATAACCTTCCACAGTGTGGCAGACTGTCAACAGTTGTCTCAGTAAACGTCTCCTGTTACCCTCTGAAGATTAACAGCATGCCAAAGGACACTTCACAGATTTTGGACCAAAGTGAACACAAGAGTCTGCTCTCAGAGATTCTACTAGTGCAGACTGGCTTGTCTTTGGTGCGTGACGCCATTAGTGGTGCAGTGGAACAGCTTTCAGCTGAGGTACAGAATAATCAGACAGATCAGAGGAACACTTAA